The Polaribacter sp. KT25b genome contains the following window.
TTTGTCTGTAAGTAATCTAATACGTTATAAGCTCTTTTATCAATTGCTAATGCAGCAACATTGTCTTTTTTATTGTTCAAATCTCCAAAAACCATAGCTCCTGTAGTACATGCAGAAGAACAAGCTGTTTCGAATTCATCTGTATCTACAGCTCTTCCTTCTTTCTTAGCTTTTAAAATTGTTGCTTGTGTCATTTGAATACACATAGAACATTTTTCCATAACTCCTCTAGAACGAACTACAACATCTGGGTTTAAAACCATTTTACCATATTCGTTGTTCATATTAAAGTCAAACTCGTTATTATCTGCATAATTAAACCAGTTAAAACGACGAACTCTATAAGGACAGTTGTTTGCACAATATCTTGTACCTACACATCTGTTATATGCCATTTGGTTTTGACCTTGACGACCATGTGATGTTGCTGCAACTGGACAAACGGTCTCACAAGGAGCATGATTACAATGTTGACACATCATTGGTTGAAAAGTAACTTCTGGGTTTTCAGCTTCAGTTTCTAGTGCTTCATACATTTCACCTCTACTTAAACCTAACTCTTTAGCTTCTTCTCTAGTTTCTACTTCAGAAGAATAATATCTATCAATACGCAACCAGTGCATATCTCTACCAACTCTTACTTCGTTTTTTCCAACTACTGGCACATTGTTTTCTGCATGACATGCAACAACACAAGCACCACAACCAGTACAAGAGGTTAAATCTATAGATAAATTAAAGTGATGACCAACTTCTCTGTTATGCTCATCCCATAAATCAATAGTATTAGCTTCTACTTCTTGATGATCATAAGAAACCATTGAAGGCTTATTCCATCCATGATGGTGATCTTTAGGAGCAACAGTATTGTACTCTTTTAAAGAAGCTACTTTTAATATATCATGACGTCCTGCAATTGTTTTTTGTACTTGCGTACAAGCAAATTGATGCGTTCCTGAAACTTTATCTATTTTAACTCCGTATTGAATATTGTTTCCTTTAGTATATAATGGATATCCATTAACACCGACTTGCATTTCTTCTTTTAAGCCAAAAGTTCTTCCATAACCTAATGCTAAACCAACAGAACCTTTTGCCTGACCTGGTTGCACCATTACAGGAACAACAACTTCTACTCCATTAACAGAAACTTTAGCATAATCTCCATCAATTGCTCCATTATCTTTTACAGGATTTGAAAAACCTAATTCTCTGGCATCTGCAATAGACATCATTAAATAATTATCCCATGAAGCTCTTGTAATTGGATCAGGAAATTCTTGTAACCAAGGATTATTTGCTTGTTTACCATCACCTAAACCAGTTTTAGTATATAAGTTTAACTCAAAACCTGTAGCTTTTTTTGCTGAATTTGATAATTGACTTGCTACATCAGAAATAACTACAGTTGACTCTAAACTTTGAATATCTTCTAGAGTTTCTATATTATAAAAACCATTATGTAAAGCTGTATTCCAAGAAGAACCATTTAAAACATTTGCAGTTGCAAAAGCTTTTAAATAATCGTAATATTTTGTTGTATTTCCAGACCAACTTAATAACGTATCTTGAATTTGACGTGTATTAAATAAAGGCTGTATAGTTGGCTGTACTAAACCATATGTTACAGAATTAAACTGTGTATCTCCCCAAGATTCTAAGAAATGTGGAGTTGGCAACGCATAATTAGAAGCGTTTACAGTTTCATTATTTTCTATTGATAATGCTACTGAAAGTTCTAGTTTCTTTAATCCTTGAGAAAAATCTGATGAATTTGATAATGAATATATTGGATCTACATTGTAAGAAATTAATCCTGCAATTTTACCAGCTTTCATATCAGAAACTAATTGAGCAACTTCTGTATCATTTCCTTGACGGATATTTAATGTATTTACCGCATCAAATATTTCACTCCCTATTGCTTTGTTAATTGCAAATGCAATTAATTGTGCATTTTCATCATTTAAACCAGTTAAAACAACTCCTTTAGAACCTGCTTTCTTTAATTCTGATGCTAATTTTTTAACTGTATCATCAATTGCTGTAGTTTTTGATGAAATAGTATCTCCAGTAATTGCTTTATATAAATTTAATAATGCAAAAACTTGATCAGAAGGTTTTACAACAATTCTTTTATCAGAATTAGCTCCTGTTAAAGACATATTGCTTTCTATCTGAACATGATAAGACATGTGTCCTGTTTCTGGTTTTCTACCAGCTATAAATTGCTTTTCAAATCCTCCATGAAAATCTCCAAGAAAATCTGCACCAAAAGAAACAATAGTTTTTGCTTTGTCTAAATGATAATTTGGCAAAAC
Protein-coding sequences here:
- a CDS encoding TAT-variant-translocated molybdopterin oxidoreductase, whose product is MASNKKYWKSVEELKGSSIVETLSKNEFVEEIPSDEFLGDKETLESSSTSRRDFLKYVGFTTAAASLAACEGPVRKSIPFVVKPNDVTPGIADWYATSMADGYDFANVLVKTREGRPIQIMPNKDANGTTSARVQAAVLSLYDEKLRLKEPTKGGEVISWADADREILAKLNAFKEANKSVVLLTGTMASPSTSKIVDEFNVAYPNVKHVVYDAVSESGAADAMLSMYGKRVLPNYHLDKAKTIVSFGADFLGDFHGGFEKQFIAGRKPETGHMSYHVQIESNMSLTGANSDKRIVVKPSDQVFALLNLYKAITGDTISSKTTAIDDTVKKLASELKKAGSKGVVLTGLNDENAQLIAFAINKAIGSEIFDAVNTLNIRQGNDTEVAQLVSDMKAGKIAGLISYNVDPIYSLSNSSDFSQGLKKLELSVALSIENNETVNASNYALPTPHFLESWGDTQFNSVTYGLVQPTIQPLFNTRQIQDTLLSWSGNTTKYYDYLKAFATANVLNGSSWNTALHNGFYNIETLEDIQSLESTVVISDVASQLSNSAKKATGFELNLYTKTGLGDGKQANNPWLQEFPDPITRASWDNYLMMSIADARELGFSNPVKDNGAIDGDYAKVSVNGVEVVVPVMVQPGQAKGSVGLALGYGRTFGLKEEMQVGVNGYPLYTKGNNIQYGVKIDKVSGTHQFACTQVQKTIAGRHDILKVASLKEYNTVAPKDHHHGWNKPSMVSYDHQEVEANTIDLWDEHNREVGHHFNLSIDLTSCTGCGACVVACHAENNVPVVGKNEVRVGRDMHWLRIDRYYSSEVETREEAKELGLSRGEMYEALETEAENPEVTFQPMMCQHCNHAPCETVCPVAATSHGRQGQNQMAYNRCVGTRYCANNCPYRVRRFNWFNYADNNEFDFNMNNEYGKMVLNPDVVVRSRGVMEKCSMCIQMTQATILKAKKEGRAVDTDEFETACSSACTTGAMVFGDLNNKKDNVAALAIDKRAYNVLDYLQTKPNVIYQVKVKNTNEA